From a region of the Desulfobacterales bacterium genome:
- a CDS encoding cryptochrome/photolyase family protein — MATAKTLRLILGDQLNENHPWFQKPDKTVAYVLMEIRQETDYVKHHVQKVLAFFAAMRAFAEKLEAKGHSVIYLRLDDPKNKQTIAGNIKQLLKKKQYAHFEYLLPDEYRLDVELRKLAKSLSVSSEAVDTEHFVTRREDFKDFFAEKKRYLMESFYRQMRKKHDILMDGDKPQGGRWNFDVENRRRYDGRVPIPKPKLFRNDVTELHKMIEKAGVKTFGSVQKKTLIWPISRSQSLALLNAFLKDGLKEFGTYQDAMTTESWSLFHARISFALNTKMLHPLEVIKAAIRTWEKQKRAIKIQQIEGFVRQILGWREYMRGIYWALMPKLEHMNFFNHKTDLPDYYWTAETKMQCMQAAIGQSLEHAYAHHIQRLMVTGNFALLAGVHPDQVEEWYLGVYIDAIQWVEMPNTRAMSQWADGGLVATKPYVSSANYINKMSDYCSQCHYDRQKAHGESACPFNCLFWDFFARHHNKLQNNHRIGMMYRTWHRKDPEDQQLILKQAKSYKKDLNRL; from the coding sequence ATGGCGACGGCAAAAACATTAAGACTCATCCTCGGCGATCAGCTAAACGAAAATCACCCCTGGTTTCAAAAACCGGACAAAACGGTTGCCTATGTCCTGATGGAAATTCGTCAAGAAACAGATTATGTCAAGCATCACGTTCAAAAAGTGCTGGCCTTTTTTGCGGCCATGCGCGCTTTTGCGGAAAAATTAGAAGCAAAAGGGCACAGCGTCATTTATCTGCGGCTGGATGATCCGAAAAATAAGCAAACCATCGCAGGCAACATCAAACAACTGCTTAAAAAAAAGCAGTATGCACATTTCGAGTATCTGTTGCCCGATGAATACCGCCTGGATGTCGAGCTGCGCAAACTGGCCAAATCGCTTTCGGTTTCCTCGGAGGCGGTCGACACTGAGCATTTTGTCACCCGACGCGAGGATTTTAAAGATTTTTTTGCCGAGAAAAAACGCTATTTGATGGAATCCTTCTATCGCCAGATGCGCAAAAAACATGACATTCTAATGGACGGCGACAAGCCGCAGGGCGGGCGCTGGAACTTCGATGTGGAAAACCGCCGGCGCTACGATGGCCGGGTTCCGATTCCCAAGCCCAAATTATTTCGCAATGATGTCACTGAGCTTCATAAAATGATCGAGAAGGCCGGAGTCAAGACCTTCGGCAGCGTCCAGAAAAAAACTTTAATCTGGCCGATCAGTCGGTCCCAGTCTCTTGCCTTGTTAAATGCATTTTTAAAAGATGGGCTCAAAGAATTCGGCACCTATCAAGATGCCATGACCACTGAAAGCTGGTCGCTATTCCATGCCCGGATTTCATTTGCGCTCAATACCAAGATGCTGCACCCACTTGAAGTCATCAAAGCGGCCATCCGAACCTGGGAGAAGCAAAAGCGCGCCATCAAGATTCAGCAGATTGAAGGCTTTGTGCGCCAGATCCTGGGTTGGCGCGAATACATGCGCGGCATTTATTGGGCGCTGATGCCGAAACTGGAGCACATGAATTTTTTCAATCACAAGACCGACTTGCCAGATTATTACTGGACCGCCGAGACCAAAATGCAATGCATGCAGGCCGCCATCGGCCAATCATTAGAGCATGCTTACGCGCATCACATCCAACGCCTGATGGTAACCGGGAATTTTGCCCTGCTGGCCGGGGTGCATCCCGACCAGGTCGAAGAATGGTACCTGGGCGTATACATTGATGCCATCCAATGGGTTGAGATGCCCAATACCCGGGCAATGAGCCAGTGGGCCGACGGAGGCCTGGTTGCCACCAAACCCTATGTGTCTTCAGCCAACTATATTAACAAGATGAGCGATTATTGCAGCCAGTGTCATTATGACCGTCAAAAAGCCCATGGAGAGTCTGCATGCCCGTTTAACTGCTTATTCTGGGATTTTTTTGCCCGGCATCACAACAAATTACAAAACAACCACCGTATCGGTATGATGTACCGAACCTGGCATCGTAAAGACCCTGAGGATCAACAGCTTATCTTAAAGCAGGCGAAATCCTACAAGAAAGATTTAAACCGACTTTAA
- a CDS encoding multiheme c-type cytochrome encodes MKWFVFILTVCLVVLINSFAGADEIPLSEASAECIDCHASIHPGIVSGWQKSRHAMISPQKAMAVEGVGRKVSSTSVPESLQNVVVGCAECHTLRPEAHADTFEHNGYDVHVVVSPDDCQTCHATERKQYAKNIMSHAYGNLVHNQLHQKHEHAVLASTTYKDGKITRSPANEATKAEACYYCHGTKLELTGTEVRDTEAAGELEFPIIKGWPNQGVGRINLDGSMGACSACHTRHTFSIEVARKPYTCKECHVGPDVPAYKVYSASKHGNIFASKQATWDFKAVPWTIGKDFTAPTCATCHISLLVNTDEEVVVERTHQMNNRLPWRILGLIYAHPHPIEPDTSIIRNKDGLPLPTDLDGGLASKYLIDEKEMAVRKQAMQAACLNCHDASWVNGHWQRFENTIKETNAQTLTATRIMQDIWKRGLADRQDNPYDEAIEKKWSTTWLFYSNTIRFASSMAGGGDYGVFAGGRYQLSQTLLELNDWLKLQTKLDGAAKK; translated from the coding sequence ATGAAATGGTTTGTGTTCATCCTGACGGTCTGTTTGGTTGTGTTAATTAACAGCTTTGCTGGAGCGGATGAGATACCCCTCAGCGAAGCCAGTGCCGAGTGTATCGACTGCCACGCATCGATTCACCCGGGAATCGTCAGCGGTTGGCAAAAAAGTCGTCATGCCATGATCTCCCCTCAAAAAGCCATGGCAGTGGAGGGTGTTGGCCGCAAAGTTTCCAGCACCTCGGTGCCAGAAAGCCTGCAAAACGTTGTGGTGGGATGCGCCGAATGCCACACGCTCAGACCCGAAGCCCATGCGGATACCTTTGAGCATAACGGCTATGATGTTCATGTGGTGGTCAGCCCCGATGACTGTCAGACCTGTCATGCGACCGAAAGAAAGCAATATGCCAAAAACATCATGTCGCATGCGTACGGTAATCTGGTGCATAACCAGCTGCATCAAAAGCATGAGCATGCTGTGCTGGCCTCTACAACATACAAGGACGGTAAAATAACGCGGTCGCCCGCCAACGAGGCCACCAAAGCTGAAGCGTGCTACTACTGCCACGGCACCAAGCTTGAGCTGACCGGCACCGAAGTCCGCGACACCGAAGCAGCCGGTGAGCTGGAATTTCCAATTATCAAGGGCTGGCCCAATCAGGGTGTGGGCCGCATCAATCTGGACGGCAGTATGGGCGCCTGCTCAGCCTGCCACACGCGTCACACGTTCTCTATTGAAGTGGCACGCAAACCTTATACCTGCAAAGAATGCCACGTGGGCCCCGATGTGCCGGCTTATAAAGTCTATAGCGCCAGCAAACACGGCAACATCTTTGCAAGTAAGCAAGCCACCTGGGATTTCAAGGCCGTGCCGTGGACCATCGGCAAGGACTTTACCGCCCCCACCTGCGCTACCTGTCATATCAGCTTATTGGTAAACACCGATGAGGAGGTGGTGGTTGAACGAACCCATCAGATGAACAATCGGCTGCCGTGGCGCATTTTGGGTCTGATTTACGCCCATCCGCATCCCATTGAACCCGATACCAGCATTATCCGCAACAAAGACGGACTGCCGCTGCCGACCGATCTGGACGGTGGCCTGGCATCCAAATATCTTATCGATGAAAAAGAGATGGCTGTTCGCAAACAGGCCATGCAGGCGGCTTGTCTGAATTGCCATGATGCTTCCTGGGTTAATGGCCACTGGCAACGCTTTGAAAACACCATCAAAGAAACCAACGCCCAGACCCTGACCGCCACCCGCATCATGCAGGACATCTGGAAACGCGGTCTGGCCGACCGGCAGGACAACCCCTATGACGAAGCCATTGAAAAAAAATGGAGCACCACCTGGTTGTTTTATTCCAATACGATCCGTTTTGCTTCGTCTATGGCCGGCGGGGGCGATTATGGCGTATTTGCCGGCGGCCGCTATCAATTGTCCCAAACCCTGTTGGAGCTCAATGACTGGTTAAAGTTGCAAACAAAACTCGATGGTGCAGCAAAAAAATAA
- a CDS encoding deoxyribodipyrimidine photo-lyase, whose translation MKYQDIHESRIQSLNDLDARQGNFVLYWMQQSQRAEYNHALEYAVQQANQRGQGILVVFGLMDDYPEANLRHYTFMLEGLQETQTTLAKRGIKMVVQKGHPADVALVACQKASLVVCDRGYLRHQKQWRQKVARKAGCRVIQIESDVVVPLEVVSNKAEYAARTIRPKIHKQLNNYLTDFKPTKVKHASLSLSAKGIDLKDIDAILAKLKIDPNVSAVSDLFKGGTSKAHKIFADFLRHRFGNYVKNRNQPQTDDVSHMSKYLHFGQISPLYLALQVLKSDMRFKDAQEAYLEELIVRRELAMNFVYYTPDYDSYQCLPNWAQKTLSEHKKDKREHRYTRRQLENAKTHDEYWNAAMREMKTTGFMHNYMRMYWGKKILEWMPTPEQAFKTTLAINNKYFLDGRDANSYTGVAWVFGVHDRAWFERPIFGKVRYMAASGLERKCDIGAYVKKVDALEEQSRK comes from the coding sequence ATGAAATATCAGGATATTCATGAATCGCGTATTCAGTCGCTAAATGATCTTGATGCGCGTCAGGGTAATTTTGTGCTGTACTGGATGCAGCAGTCTCAGCGGGCCGAATATAACCATGCGCTGGAATATGCGGTGCAGCAGGCGAATCAAAGAGGGCAGGGCATTTTAGTTGTTTTCGGGCTGATGGACGACTATCCCGAGGCCAATTTGCGCCATTACACCTTCATGTTAGAGGGGCTGCAGGAGACCCAGACGACGCTTGCCAAACGCGGCATCAAAATGGTCGTTCAAAAAGGCCACCCGGCTGATGTCGCCCTTGTCGCCTGCCAAAAGGCATCCCTGGTCGTATGCGACCGCGGATATCTCAGGCACCAAAAACAGTGGCGGCAAAAAGTTGCCCGGAAAGCCGGTTGCCGGGTGATTCAGATCGAAAGCGATGTGGTTGTGCCGCTCGAGGTGGTGTCCAACAAAGCCGAATACGCAGCCCGCACCATACGCCCTAAAATCCATAAACAGCTGAACAATTATCTAACGGACTTTAAACCCACAAAAGTAAAACACGCATCTCTTTCCCTTAGTGCTAAGGGCATCGATTTGAAAGACATTGATGCCATATTAGCTAAATTGAAAATTGATCCTAATGTTTCAGCGGTCAGTGATTTGTTTAAAGGTGGCACATCAAAGGCACACAAAATATTTGCCGATTTCCTTAGACACCGATTTGGAAATTATGTGAAAAATCGCAACCAGCCCCAAACCGATGATGTCTCTCATATGAGCAAATATTTGCATTTCGGTCAGATCTCCCCGCTTTATCTGGCCTTGCAGGTCCTCAAAAGCGACATGCGATTCAAGGATGCCCAGGAGGCGTATCTGGAGGAATTAATCGTGCGGCGCGAACTGGCCATGAACTTTGTCTATTACACGCCCGACTATGATTCTTATCAATGTTTGCCGAACTGGGCGCAAAAGACCTTAAGCGAGCATAAAAAAGACAAGCGTGAGCATAGGTATACGCGCCGGCAGCTGGAAAATGCCAAAACCCACGATGAGTATTGGAATGCGGCCATGCGGGAAATGAAGACCACCGGATTTATGCACAATTACATGCGCATGTACTGGGGCAAAAAGATTCTGGAATGGATGCCAACACCGGAACAGGCTTTTAAGACAACTTTGGCCATTAACAATAAATATTTCCTGGACGGCCGCGACGCCAATTCCTACACCGGTGTGGCCTGGGTGTTTGGTGTCCATGACCGGGCATGGTTTGAACGGCCGATTTTCGGCAAAGTACGGTATATGGCCGCCTCCGGGCTGGAGCGCAAATGTGATATTGGGGCCTATGTCAAAAAAGTGGATGCCCTGGAAGAACAGAGCAGAAAATAA
- a CDS encoding SRPBCC family protein, with amino-acid sequence MTSFINFMKLYRLERRQLLPISLKTAWAFFSDPHNLQQITPVWLDFKITNTIPDQMYAGMIISYRLKTIFQLPTTWITEITHVNEPYFFIDEMRLGPYRFWHHQHRFIEQTGGIEMQDTVHYALKFGWLGQILHNMVIRCKLNDIFDYRQTALEAFFGSRR; translated from the coding sequence ATGACATCGTTTATAAATTTTATGAAACTATATCGGCTTGAACGCCGCCAATTGTTACCCATATCCCTTAAAACGGCCTGGGCATTCTTTTCCGATCCCCATAATCTCCAACAAATCACCCCGGTTTGGCTTGACTTTAAAATAACCAATACCATCCCTGACCAAATGTACGCCGGGATGATTATCAGCTACCGACTCAAAACGATCTTTCAACTCCCAACCACCTGGATCACTGAAATTACCCATGTCAATGAACCTTATTTTTTCATCGATGAGATGCGATTGGGTCCGTATCGTTTCTGGCACCATCAACACAGATTCATCGAACAGACCGGCGGCATTGAAATGCAGGATACGGTCCACTATGCTCTCAAATTTGGTTGGCTTGGACAAATCCTGCACAATATGGTAATACGCTGCAAGCTGAATGACATATTTGATTATCGGCAAACAGCTCTCGAAGCGTTCTTTGGAAGCCGCCGCTAA